AGAAGCTTGTTGAAGTGCAAAATTACGCTGCGTTGTAAAATTTTCGAATTTGTTTTGAATAAGGATAACGTTTTTAAAACTGTTTACAATTGCAACTGTTTTATCGTTACTAAACGAATCTACTACAATAATTTCATCTGCAAAATCTAAATTTTCAAGTAATGATTTTATGTGTAATTCCTCATTTAAGGTTATTATTAATGCAGATAACTTTTGTTTACTAGAAAAAATCATTGGGTGGTACTTGTTATTTTTCTAATGAATAACATTCGTTTGAATTTATATTGTGAGCTAAATTACAAACTATTTTTAGAAGTACACAATCGTGGGAAGAATAAGAATAAAGTAAAATAAAAAATTATATTTTTGTGTTCAAATAAATTAAAATTTAGCATGGCAATAAGCGGATTGGTTATTACTTTCAATGAAGAAAAAAATATAGGAAAATGTATAGATGCTCTATTTAAGGTTTGTGATGAAGTTATTATCGTAGATTCTTTTAGTAAGGATCGTACAGTAGAAATAGCTACAGAAAAAGGGGCTCAAGTTATTCAGCAGGAGTTTTTAGGAGACGGACCCCAGCGTACGCACGGATTGCCTTTTTGCAAAAACGACTGGATTTTAAATCTGGACGCAGATGAATTCTTGGATAAAGATGCAGCTGAATTCATTCTTACCAAAAAGTATTTGGAAGGAAATTACGATGCCTTTAGTTTTAGAGTAAAAAACTTTTTAGGAAATAAATTAATTGATTTTTCAGGATGGTACCCTGATCATAAGGTTCGTTTCTTTAATAAACAAACAGCTCATCCATCAGATTCTAAGGTGCACCAGAAAGTTGTAACTCAAAACGAGAAAAAGGTCTCAGTACATATTTTACATTACGGCTGGGATTCTTTGGATCAAATTATTGCCAAAAAAAATCAATATTCAGGATGGCATGCACAGCAATTGTATGATCAAGGGAAACGAGTAAATGCGTTTAAACCTGTTCTTAACGGATCTGTTGCTTTTATCCGATGTTACTTTTTTAAGAAAGGATTTCTTAATGGTGTAGATGGTTTGTCCATTGCAATGATTCAAGCTTTTTTCTCTTATATGAAATATGCGAAGCTTATAAAGCTTCAGAAAAAAGAGTAAATAAAAAAATCCAAATTCCAGTCATATTATAGAAAGGAATTTGGATTTTAAAAATTGAAAATTTCTATTACTTATCGATATTAAACAGCAACATCGTACTCACGAAGTGCATTGTTTAAAGAAGTTTTTAAGTCTGTAGATGGTTTACGAGTACCAATGATTAAGGCGCAAGGAACTTGATATTCTCCTGCAGCGAATTTTTTAGTATAACTTCCAGGAATAACTACTGAACGAGCAGGAACAAAACCTTTCATTTCAACTGGCTCGTCACCTGTAACATCAATAATTTTAGTAGAAGCAGTTAAACATACGTTAGCACCAAGAACAGCTTCTTTTCCAACGTGAACACCCTCCACAACGATACAACGAGAACCGATGAATGCACCATCTTCGATAATTACTGGAGCAGCTTGTAATGGCTCAAGAACACCACCAATACCAACACCACCGCTTAAGTGTACGTTTTTACCAATTTGTGCACAGCTTCCAACAGTTGCCCAAGTGTCAACCATCGTTCCTTCGTCAACATAAGCACCAATGTTTACGTAACTTGGCATTAAGATAACACCACTTGAAATATAAGCACCATAACGAGCAACAGCATTTGGTACTACACGAATTCCTTTTGCAGCATAATCTCTCTTAAGTAACATTTTATCGTGATATTCGAAAATACCAGATTCCCATGTTTCCATTTTTTGGATTGGGAAATACATAACCACTGCTTTCTTAACCCATTCGTTAACCTGCCATTTGTCACCAACTGGTTCAGCAACGCGTAATTTTCCAGCGTCTACCAATTCGATCACTTCTCTAATAGCATCTGTAGTTGCAGTTTCTTGTAATAAAGCTCTATTTTCCCAAGCTTGTTCAATTATAGTCTGTAAAGAATTCATACGTTTAAATTTTTGGCAAAGATAGCGTATTTGTAGAAAAGCAGAAAAGCAAAACGACTTGAATATGTTACAGATTTAACTTTTTGTTTCTTATTTGTAAACTCTCTAGAGTTTTAGTCCCGAAGCTTCGGGAGTAGATTTTGGAATTTGAAATTTTTGAATTGGATTTTATTTTTTTAACTACCGCTAAAAGTTTTTTTTGTGTCAAAATATGACAAAAGTCAGATTTTCTATTTTTTCTTCTCTCTAATTTCGCATCATTGAAAAACATTCCATTCAATACATTAATCATATAAGCAGTAAAATATGAATCAAGAAAATCACCTTCAGAACAGAGTCATAATTGACAAAGAGGTAACTTGGGATAAAACACAAGTTATTATGAGTAAAACAAATGCATTTGGTATTATCGAATACGCCAACGAAGTGTTTGTAGACGTTTGCGGTTATGAAGATTACGAATTAATGGGACAGCCCCATAACATTATTCGTCACCCAGATATGCCAAAAGTTATTTTTAAAGTGCTTTGGGAAAATCTAAAACAAGGGAAAAACTTTCATGCTATTGTAAAGAATTTAGCAAAGTCTGGAAGATATTACTGGGTTATTACGGATTTTGAAATTGCCCGAGACGAAAATGATGTGATTGTAAATTATTTTGCCAGAAGACAATCTGTGCCACAAGAGGTAATTGCAATGCATATTGAGCCCTTATACAAAAAACTATTGCAAATTGAAGCGGCAAGCGGCGTTGAATTCAGCGAAAAATACTTAATCGGATTTTTAGAAGAAAAGAAGAGAAGTTACGTTGAATATATTAAGGAGCTGATTTTCGAAAACGAAAAAGCACAGTCTAAATTTGCGAATTACAATGCAGAAGAGGATGGAGAAGAGGAAGAGCATAGAGGTTTTTTCGGCCGTTTATTCGGAAGATAAATTTGAGTTATTTTTTAGGTTTGAATATTTGGATAGAGTCCGTCTTGAGTTTTTTCGAGGCGGATTTTTTGCTTTTACGTCCAATTTAAAAAACATGAATTTAAAAAGGTTTATATTTGTATGTAAAATGGAAGTATTATGGAAGCGATTAGATTAGAGTTTCAGCCAGAGATTAGAGAGAAAGTGCTTAAGTTATTAAGTAGATTTTCACCTAATGAATTGACAATTATTGAAGAAGATTCTGATTTCGAAAATGATAAAGAAAAAGTGCATGCAGCTTATACTAAATTAAAAAGTGGTAATGAAAAGTTGTATTCAATAGATGAAGTTGATTCTATTTTAGATAATACATTTTCGGAATATGATAATTAAAATTTCGAATGAATTTTTAAAATTATTAAAAGAACAAGTTCATTATATTTATAAAGATAAACCCAAGGCAGCTCTAAAGTTTAGGAAAGATTTGCTTAGAAATATTAAAAAAGATTTAAAACATCCTTTTCTCTTTAAAAAATCTAGATACTTTGAGGATGAAAATATTAGAGATTATGTTTTTAAAGGTTACGTTTCTGTTTATGAGGTTGATGTCGAGAATAATATTGTCGTCGTTTTCGGTTTTATAAAATATAAAGACACTCTTTAAAGGATTATAATTTTACTTTCTATCTTTTACAAAAATTTCAAAACATGCCAAGAATTCTCTCCATAGATTACGGACAAAAACGAACAGGAATTGCTGTTACAGACGAAATGCAAATTATTGCATCAGGTTTGACTACAATTCCAACACATACCTTGACTGATTTTTTAAAAGATTATTTTGCAAAAGAAAAGGTCGAAGCTGTTCTAATTGGCGAACCTAAACAAATGAATGGCCAGCCTTCAGAAAGTGCTTCTGTAATTAATGGATTTGCAAAACATTTTTCGAACATTTTTCCCGATATGAAAGTAATTAGGGTAGATGAGCGTTTTACATCTAAAATGGCATTTCAAACCATGATCGACAGTGGTTTAAATAAAAAGCAGCGCCAGAACAAAGCTTTAATAGACGAAATTTCGGCTACAATTCTGCTTCAAGATTATCTTTCCTCAAAAAAATAACACTCTTCGTCGGATTTTTTGTTTATAATTTAATGGTTTTTAGAAAATCCTAACTTTTATCTTGTAAAAATTAGTTTTTTTTTGCAATTAAAAAAGTACCTTTGCACTTTAAATAAAAATACTGTTATGCCTGACGAAACCATACGTTCAAATAGTGATGTAGTACTCATTGGCGCTGGAATAATGAGTGCCACTCTTGGAGTAATTTTGAAAGAATTACAA
This portion of the Flavobacterium panacagri genome encodes:
- a CDS encoding 2,3,4,5-tetrahydropyridine-2,6-dicarboxylate N-succinyltransferase; its protein translation is MNSLQTIIEQAWENRALLQETATTDAIREVIELVDAGKLRVAEPVGDKWQVNEWVKKAVVMYFPIQKMETWESGIFEYHDKMLLKRDYAAKGIRVVPNAVARYGAYISSGVILMPSYVNIGAYVDEGTMVDTWATVGSCAQIGKNVHLSGGVGIGGVLEPLQAAPVIIEDGAFIGSRCIVVEGVHVGKEAVLGANVCLTASTKIIDVTGDEPVEMKGFVPARSVVIPGSYTKKFAAGEYQVPCALIIGTRKPSTDLKTSLNNALREYDVAV
- a CDS encoding PAS domain-containing protein; translated protein: MNQENHLQNRVIIDKEVTWDKTQVIMSKTNAFGIIEYANEVFVDVCGYEDYELMGQPHNIIRHPDMPKVIFKVLWENLKQGKNFHAIVKNLAKSGRYYWVITDFEIARDENDVIVNYFARRQSVPQEVIAMHIEPLYKKLLQIEAASGVEFSEKYLIGFLEEKKRSYVEYIKELIFENEKAQSKFANYNAEEDGEEEEHRGFFGRLFGR
- a CDS encoding type II toxin-antitoxin system RelE/ParE family toxin; its protein translation is MIIKISNEFLKLLKEQVHYIYKDKPKAALKFRKDLLRNIKKDLKHPFLFKKSRYFEDENIRDYVFKGYVSVYEVDVENNIVVVFGFIKYKDTL
- a CDS encoding glycosyltransferase family 2 protein, whose product is MAISGLVITFNEEKNIGKCIDALFKVCDEVIIVDSFSKDRTVEIATEKGAQVIQQEFLGDGPQRTHGLPFCKNDWILNLDADEFLDKDAAEFILTKKYLEGNYDAFSFRVKNFLGNKLIDFSGWYPDHKVRFFNKQTAHPSDSKVHQKVVTQNEKKVSVHILHYGWDSLDQIIAKKNQYSGWHAQQLYDQGKRVNAFKPVLNGSVAFIRCYFFKKGFLNGVDGLSIAMIQAFFSYMKYAKLIKLQKKE
- the ruvX gene encoding Holliday junction resolvase RuvX; translation: MPRILSIDYGQKRTGIAVTDEMQIIASGLTTIPTHTLTDFLKDYFAKEKVEAVLIGEPKQMNGQPSESASVINGFAKHFSNIFPDMKVIRVDERFTSKMAFQTMIDSGLNKKQRQNKALIDEISATILLQDYLSSKK